A stretch of Nilaparvata lugens isolate BPH chromosome 12, ASM1435652v1, whole genome shotgun sequence DNA encodes these proteins:
- the LOC120353881 gene encoding uncharacterized protein LOC120353881, which produces MRGEGPATRAGAAGPRPKSSTDGRSGARCRSTFWCHCQGEPKHQRQSKPANPKPAGAIRLCATSAGGLETHHGAAGFRRHPAKSRSRRCSRLLGLHLGVLGGGTVVLFLRRRRVQAAARV; this is translated from the exons cGTGGAGAGGGACCGGCTACGCGAGCGGGAGCGGCAGGCCCGCGCCCAAAGAGCTCAACAGATGGCCGCTCAGGAGCGCGATGTCGCTCCACTTTTTGGTGCCATTGTCAAG GTGAACCCAAACACCAACGACAAAGTAAGCCAGCAAATCCAAAGCCAGCTGGGGCCATACGACTATGTGCGACCTCTGCTGGAGGACTCGAAACGCACCATGGTGCTGCTGGGTTCCGACGGCATCCCGCCAAGTCCCGCTCCCGGAGGTGCAGCCGCCTCCTCGGCCTCCACCTTGGCGTCCTCGGGGGCGGCACGGTCGTCCTCTTCCTCCGGAGGCGGCGAGTTCAAGCGGCCGCCCGTGTCTAG